The following is a genomic window from Pseudothermotoga thermarum DSM 5069.
AGAATGCGAACTTGCAAAGGTCAGATACAATCCCAAACCTATCATGGCCAAAACGGAAACAAACCTTTCTGCGTTGTAGACAAGCAAAATTAAAATCGCTGAAAAACACATCAACAAAGCCGTTGTGAAATCGTATTTCAATATACCAACCGTAAAGATAACGCTAGCCATTACGAACGGTATAGCAAAAACCGTTGAGCAACCGCTGTTTTCCCAATTTACCACAGTCACAAAAGAGGCCGTCAGCGCCACCACCAGCGAAGCCCAGATCGGAAACAGATTGGTCGCAAAGTAAAACGTAAACAAACCAACCAAAAAACCTTTTGACACCTGCTCAAAAACCTTCGATCTCATCGAAAACCTCCTGAACAGTTTGATTTGGTCTAACAATCCTAACTATTATTTGCTCCTTTTGAAGAATCTTGGCTTTTTCAAAAAGTCTTTGCATATCAAGTGGATACATCTCGTATGTTCTAGCAGGTTTGTACCTTGGATCTCTAAAACCGTATGGGATCAGAAAAACCATAACCCTTGCACACTTTGCCTTTGCCTTGATCAAAAGTGGCAGTACAGAATCTGTAAGATACATGGAAATGATCGTCAAAGTTGTTGAAGGATTCAACCTTTCCAAATCCTTTTCCAGTTCATCTGCAAGTTGTGGTCCATTTTCATCTCCTTTTGCCATTGCCAAAAGTTCCACTGCGCTTACCCAGTCGGACGTTGGTTTGTAATCGCGCTTTAAAACCTCTTTTCCAACGACTATCAAATCCACTAGGTTTCCTGTTTTTGTGAGTAGATACAAAATCGAAGAAGCAACCAAAACAGCATCCTCTTCGTAGTGGACTCTTATTTGAGCCCAAACGTTTTTTGCAAAAATTTCTTTGGACAAATTCAAATCGACGTATATCAAATTCCTGCTGATGGCAGTATAGTCCAGTTCCTTTGCGTACAATTTTCCAAATTTTGCGGAAACTTTCCAGTGAATTCTGTTGATCGGTTCTTTTGAATATTCCCTAACTCCTCTGATTTGCGTTGGATCTTCCAAAAGCTTGAAATCACATACTCTTCCAGGAATAAGCTCTCTCAAACGCGAAGGGAAGCTTTCAAGGTGCATTATTTTTGGGAGAACAAGCACTTCCTGCTGTGCTTCGTAAAAAGCCCAAATTTTGAAAAATAAAAGCGGATGTTCATAAACTACGAACAAATCAGCCAGTTGTTTTTTACCACGCGTTGCAAAAGAGATTTTTGAAACCACCTCGATTGGCTCGTCTTTCTTTAAGTGAATCTCCCTTTCAAGAACGGTGTGAGTCAAAAAATCCGCCACCTTCACTTGTGAGTTAACAGTTATTTGAACGTTTGCAAACGGAGAAACAAAAAT
Proteins encoded in this region:
- a CDS encoding DUF58 domain-containing protein gives rise to the protein MKLELKRISSSLEPLVGITVLCAVWNVFTLNVFSLLGLVFCGFLWLEYFNAKRILSLLIIERYPSKARLFTNEDLLIKHIFVSPFANVQITVNSQVKVADFLTHTVLEREIHLKKDEPIEVVSKISFATRGKKQLADLFVVYEHPLLFFKIWAFYEAQQEVLVLPKIMHLESFPSRLRELIPGRVCDFKLLEDPTQIRGVREYSKEPINRIHWKVSAKFGKLYAKELDYTAISRNLIYVDLNLSKEIFAKNVWAQIRVHYEEDAVLVASSILYLLTKTGNLVDLIVVGKEVLKRDYKPTSDWVSAVELLAMAKGDENGPQLADELEKDLERLNPSTTLTIISMYLTDSVLPLLIKAKAKCARVMVFLIPYGFRDPRYKPARTYEMYPLDMQRLFEKAKILQKEQIIVRIVRPNQTVQEVFDEIEGF